AAGCTATAAAAAAGCAATGTGAATTGATTTGGTTAGATGCTATGGATGAAAAACCACAAGCGTTTAACTTTTATAAAAAGTTAGGCTACCAATACCATTCACATTGTTTTTTACCTTTTGACTTATTACATGATAAGTACAGAAAGATGAGTCAGCTGTATAAGAAGTTAGGTTAAACTCCGGTACTTCCAAATCCACCAGCACCTCTTTCAGTTTCATCTAATTCAGAAACTTCTTTCCAGTTTACACGTTCGTGTTTTGCAATAACTAATTGTGCAATTCTTTCACCATCATTTATCGTAAAATCTTCGTTAGAAAGATTTACTAAAATCACGCCTATTTCTCCTCTATAATCGGCATCAACTGTTCCTGGAGCATTTAACACTGTAATTCCTTTTTTAGCTGCTAAACCACTTCTAGGCCTTACTTGAGCTTCATATCCATTAGGTAAAGCAATAAATAATCCGGTTTTTACAATTACTCTTTCAAGAGGTTTTAATACAATAGCATCATCTATATTTGCTCTTAAATCCATTCCTGCAGAACCTTCTGTTTCGTAGGCTGGAGTTTGATGCTTTGATTTATTAATAATTTGAACGTTCATATGTTAATTTTTCGAAATCAAAGATAAATAATACTAAGTATTACTGACTAGATTATAGATTTATTAATTTAGCATTACACAAACAAACAACATGTATGAGTAAATTTGAGAAAATAGCTGTTATTGGTGGTGGAAGTTGGGCAACAGCAATCGTTAAAATGCTTTGTGAGAATTGTGATAAAATAGGATGGTATATGCGCAGCGTTTATGCTACGGAACATATTAAACGTAATAAACACAATCCCAATTATTTAAGTTCTGCAGAATTACATCCCGAGCAGCTAGACTTATCAAATGATATTAATGAGATTGTAAAAGAATATGACGTTTTAATCTTTGCAATTCCTTCAGCATTTTTAAATACTGAACTTGAAAAACTTACTGAAAGTTTAGACAATAAAATTCTATTTTCAGCGATTAAAGGTATTGTTCCTGAATCTGGTTTAATCGTAGGAGAACATTTTCATCAAAAATATGATATCTCTTATGAGAATATTGGAGTAATTGCAGGTCCATGTCATGCAGAAGAGGTTGCCATGGAAAGACTATCGTATTTAACTATAGCTTGTCAAGATCAAAAGAAAGCTAAAGAATTGAGTAAGTACGTAAAAAGTAGATATATAA
This genomic window from Tenacibaculum sp. 190524A05c contains:
- a CDS encoding NAD(P)H-dependent glycerol-3-phosphate dehydrogenase — translated: MSKFEKIAVIGGGSWATAIVKMLCENCDKIGWYMRSVYATEHIKRNKHNPNYLSSAELHPEQLDLSNDINEIVKEYDVLIFAIPSAFLNTELEKLTESLDNKILFSAIKGIVPESGLIVGEHFHQKYDISYENIGVIAGPCHAEEVAMERLSYLTIACQDQKKAKELSKYVKSRYIKTKVSDDIFGTEYAAMLKNIYAIAAGIAHGLGYGDNFQSVLMSNAIREMKRYIKKVHRMKRNINNSVYLGDLLVTGYSIFSRNRMFGNMIGKGYTVKSAMLEMNMVAEGYYATKSAYNINKENGAKTPIIDAVYAILYGKKEAKDVFEKLTNLLD
- the dut gene encoding dUTP diphosphatase, with amino-acid sequence MNVQIINKSKHQTPAYETEGSAGMDLRANIDDAIVLKPLERVIVKTGLFIALPNGYEAQVRPRSGLAAKKGITVLNAPGTVDADYRGEIGVILVNLSNEDFTINDGERIAQLVIAKHERVNWKEVSELDETERGAGGFGSTGV